In one Notolabrus celidotus isolate fNotCel1 chromosome 1, fNotCel1.pri, whole genome shotgun sequence genomic region, the following are encoded:
- the manbal gene encoding protein MANBAL, producing the protein MSAELDLSPPEVPEPTFLESLLRYGLFLGAIFQLICILAVILPTSKGHEQDETESTDGKTTEQMKKPKGPAPQIRQKPKKESKKKR; encoded by the exons ATGTCTGCAGAACTGGACCTGTCCCCACCAGAGGTCCCTGAGCCCACCTTTCTAGAGAGCTTACTGCGCTATGGTCTGTTTCTGGGTGCAATCTTTCAGCTCATTTGCATCCTAGCTGTCATCTTACCCACATCTAAGGGACATGAACAG GATGAAACTGAGTCTACTGATGGCAAGACCACTGAACAGATGAAGAAACCTAAAGGACCAGCGCCACAGATTCGACAGAAgccaaagaaagaaagcaaaaagaAGCGATAG
- the LOC117816519 gene encoding LOW QUALITY PROTEIN: nuclear factor of activated T-cells, cytoplasmic 2 (The sequence of the model RefSeq protein was modified relative to this genomic sequence to represent the inferred CDS: inserted 6 bases in 5 codons; deleted 9 bases in 8 codons), with product MASGSLGLTEGLGQDISQEELDFTDLFLYNAAGEDFPGSDTGVLLQNDQQPPLLVVNHHTPFISTSNQPAPSQDPSSHNSTTSTCQGWAGLSRADIKTGTIPAPSPRIEITPSGDSLSSQPLEPSPGTKSLGAYRDCVSPASSNSSTGWPVEAYSPWASPCXSPSNGGSGGGMTLSALDLCPVLQGINTSSAHSSPGASPRNSITDETYLLPQHQHTASPLPHQRSRSASPHGKRSYGLVSSCQGGTPVKQRSRSPXPIPSPHEQQGSYYLHQYQAQAEFQPPTQTLTPGLEEMLSSLSSSQPRAMTSAGVRDTYAQTQRQDCVYGEGFEWAFEQERGGRAGAPEVKSEPFYVIPAVWPTPHPVHHGAYSGLPMAPLPSLEWPLLSQSTQYELLIQQHPKSYHRAHYETEGSRGAVKTPNGGHPEIQLRGYQGTAPLALQVFIGTADERLLKPHAFYQVHRITGKTVTTPSMERIISGTKVLEIPLEPKNHMRVMIDCVGILKLRNADIELRNGETDIGRKNTRVRLVFRVHVPQPGGQLVSLQVASDPIECSQRSAQELPAVERQDLDRCSVLGGQQMVLTGQXFTADSKVIFSEKTQDGEQIWEVEATVDRDKHKLNPRLLKTESIMQNHPEPHFYQTSYINMLFVEVPPYRKQTIPHPAKVNFYVVNGKKKRSQPQHFIYTPLIAVKAEPLDDFTLNSYYSDNQSLSGLSMKSLYHPLDQDSNLQALNVSPTLYHLTTVDPRAHVLIPDPLDDHPVYYQSRANTLINSPMVYHTANQRYNTAVPLXGPHSSPTPSQCVGARAPLGQLVEHPLVGDPFEAXLVSRHQSLVQVSLQLGKSPPLGYIQGQTPVKAGGRVEQVATLTQISSSRGNHEEQAPERVTIKQEINRYACLEDVNDIIRRDLKGHNGD from the exons ATGGCTTCTGGAAGTCTGGGTCTAACCGAAGGTCTGGGTCAGGACATCAGTCAGGAGGAGCTGGACTTTACAGACCTGTTTCTGTATAACGCAGCTGGAGAGGACTTTCCTGGCAGTGACACTG GTGTTCTCCTCCAGAATGACCAGCAGCCTCCCCTGCTGGTGGTCAACCATCACACCCCCTTCATCTCCACCTCCAACCAACCAGCCCCCAGTCAGGACCCCTCCTCTCACAACTCCACCACAAGCACCTGTCAGGGGTGGGCTGGACTCTCTAGGGCTGACATCAAGACCGGGACCATTCCTGCTCCCAGCCCCAGGATTGAGATCACTCCATCAGGGGACTCCCTGAGCTCTCAGCCCCTGGAGCCAAGCCCTGGCACCAAATCTCTAGGAGCCTACAGGGATTGTGTGAGTCCTGCA AGCAGTAACTCCTCCACAGGTTGGCCCGTAGAAGCGTACTCTCCTTGGGCTTCACCCT TCTCCCCTTCTAATGGTGGCAGTGGTGGTGGCATGACATTATCTGCTTTAGACCTCTGTCCAGTCCTCCAGGGTATCAACACCTCCTCTGCCCACTCCTCTCCTGGAGCTTCGCCTCGAAATAGCATCACAGACGAGACCTATCTTCTGCCCCAGCATCAACACACTGCCTCACCGCTCCCCCACCAGCGATCCCGCTCTGCCTCACCACACGGAAAACGCTCTTATGGCCTCGTCAGCTCCTGTCAAGGGGGCACTCCTGTCAAGCAGCGCTCCCGGAGTC AGCCCATCCCCTCGCCCCATGAACAACAGGGCTCCTACTACCTCCACCAGTACCAGGCCCAAGCTGAGTTCCAGCCTCCAACTCAGACCTTGACTCCTGGCTTGGAGGAGATGCTGAGCAGCCTCAGCTCCAGTCAACCCAGAGCGATGACCTCTGCAGGGGTGAgagacacatatgcacagacCCAGAGACAGGACTGTGTGTATGGAGAGGGGTTTGAGTGGGCCTTTGAGCAGGAAAGGGGAGGTCGGGCAGGAGCTCCAGAAGTCAAGTCTGAACCCTTCTATGTGATTCCTGCTGTGTGGCCCACTCCTCATCCAGTCCACCACGGAGCATACAG TGGTCTCCCTATGGCTCCTCTTCCGTCTTTAGAGTGGCCTTTGCTCAGTCAGTCCACTCAGTACGAGCTCCTCATTCAACAACATCCCAAATCTTACCACAGAGCTCACTATGAGACAGAGGGAAGCCGCGGAGCTGTCAAGACCCCAAATGGAGGGCATCCAGAAATCCAG CTTCGCGGATATCAA GGCACAGCTCCACTGGCGCTGCAGGTCTTCATTGGGACAGCCGACGAGAGACTGCTGAAGCCTCACGCCTTCTACCAGGTCCACCGCATT ACAGGGAAGACAGTCACCACACCCAGCATGGAGAGGATAATAAGTGGGACC AAAGTGTTGGAGATACCTCTGGAACCAAAGAATCACATGAGAGTGAT gATCGACTGTGTAGGAATTCTGAAGCTGAGAAATGCTGACATTGAGCTGAGGAATGGCGAGACGGACATTGGTCGGAAAAACACACGTGTG CGGTTGGTGTTTCGTGTCCACGTTCCTCAACCCGGAGGCCAGCTCGTCTCCCTTCAAGTCGCATCTGATCCTATTGAATGCT CTCAGCGCTCAGCTCAGGAGCTCCCTGCAGTCGAGAGGCAGGACCTGGACCGGTGCTCTGTCCTGGGTGGTCAACAAATGGTCCTTACTGGGC AATTTACAGCAGACTCCAAAGTGATATTCTCTGAGAAGACTCAAG ATGGAGAGCAGATCTGGGAGGTGGAGGCCACAGtggacagagacaaacacaagcT AAATCCACGACTACTCAAAACTGAAAGCATAATGCAAAACCACCCAGAACCACACTTTTATCAGACATCCTACATAA ACATGCTTTTTGTTGAGGTTCCTCCGTATCGAAAGCAGACCATTCCCCACCCGGCCAAAGTCAACTTCTATGTCGTCAACGGGAAGAAGAAACGCAGTCAGCCCCAGCACTTCATCTACACGCCTCTAATAG CAGTGAAAGCAGAACCCCTTGATGACTTCACACTGAATTCGTACTATTCTGACAATCAGTCCCTCTCCGGCCTGTCAATGAAGTCCCTCTACCATCCCCTGGATCAGGACAGCAATCTGCAAGCCTTGAATGTTTCTCCAACACTGTACCATCTAACCACTGTAGACCCCAGAGCCCATGTGTTAATCCCTGACCCACTGGATGACCATCCA GTCTACTACCAGTCCAGAGCAAACACTCTGATCAACAGCCCCATGGTGTACCACACTGCAAACCAGCGTTACAACACTGCGGTTCCCCT TGGCCCCCACTCATCTCCCACTCCCAGCCAGTGCGTCGGTGCCAGAGCTCCTTTGGGACAATTGGTAGAGCATCCTCTGGTTGGTGATCCATTCGAGG GTTTAGTGTCTAGACATCAGAGTTTAGTGCAGGTCAGC CTACAACTAGGGAAGTCACCACCTTTAGGATACATCCAAGGCCAGACTCCAGTGAAGGCTGGAGGTAGAGTGGAGCAGGTGGCC ACTTTGACCCAGATCAGCTCCAGTAGAGGAAACCATGAAGAACAAGCTCCAGAGAGGGTCACCATCAAACAAGAAATCAACCGCTATGCTTGCCTGGAGGATG TAAATGATATCATAAGAAGAGACTTGAAAGGACACAACGGAGATTGA